Within the Candidatus Aminicenantes bacterium genome, the region TCATCGACGGAGCTCCTTGGGATTCCGAGGTCCGTTCCCCTCTCCGGATGCCCGGGCTGAAGGTCAAGGAAGGCGACTACATCATGGCGGTGAACGGAGAGCTTCTCGATGTCCGCCAAGATCCATGGGCGGCTTTCGAAGGGCTGGCCGGCCGAACGATCGAGCTGACCATCAACGGCAAGCCGGGCTTCGAAGGGGCTCGAAAGATCGTGGTCAAGACGCTCGGCGATGAAACGCGCCTCAGATATCTGGCCTGGGTCGAATCCAACCGGAAGCGCGTTGAAGAAGCGACCCAAGGGAAGATCGGCTATATCTACGTGCTCAACACCGGGACCGACGGACAATCCGAATTGATCCGACAGTTAGCCGCCCAGTACAAGAAGGACGGACTGATCATCGACGAGCGGTTCAACGGCGGGGGACAGATCCCCTACCGCTTTATCGAACTGCTCGATCGGAAACCGCTGGCGTTCTGGGCGGTGCGGGACGGAATGACGTGGCAAGTGCCTCCCCTCGCCAATTTCGGCCCCAAGGTCATGCTGATCAACGGCTGGAGCGGGTCCGGGGGCGACGCCTTCCCGGACTTTTTCCGGAAAGAAAAACTGGGCCCGCTCGTCGGGATGAGGACCTGGGGCGGCCTGATCGGCATAACCGGTTCGCCCAGCTTGATCGATGGCGGGACGGTCACGGTGCCGACGTTCCGAATGTATGACCCGGACGGAAAATGGTTCAAGGAAGGCCACGGCGTCGATCCCGATATCGAGGTCATCGACGACCCCGCCCAATTAGCTAAGGGCGTTGATCCGCAGCTCGAACGGGGGATCCAGGAAATCCTGAAGCTCCTGGAGAAGAATCCGCCGGTCAATCCGAAACAGCCGGCTTACGAGAAGAGGTGAAGGATCGCTTCATCCGACGATCGATTCGCTTATAAGGGAAAGACTATGTGCATCATGAAAAATAAAAAATTGATTATGGGGGCCCTCATAATCACATGGGCGGCCCTGTCGGCCGCGGCCGCGGAGACGCGGCTGCTTCGCTACCCGGACATCCATAAAGACCAAATCGCCTTCTGCTATGGCGGGGACATCTATACCGCCTCTGTTAACGGGCAAAACGTCCGACGGCTCACGTCCTTACCGGGGGAGGAGCTCCTGCCGAAGTTTTCGCCCGATGGAGAGCAGATCGCTTTCACGGCGGAGTTCGAGGGGAACAAGGAAATCTATGTGATGTCGGCCCATGGCGGGAAGCCTCGGCGGTTGACCTTTCATCCCGCGGATGAATATGTTGTCGACTGGCACCCGGATGGAACCCATATTCTCTTCCGTTCCAACGGCAGCAGCTTCAGCTACAGGTTCAACCGGCTCCATTCCGTGCCGGTTCAGGGGGGACTTCCTGCGGTGCTTGAACCCGCGGAAGCGGATTTGTCCAGCTATAACGATCAGGGGGATCAAATCGCGTTTTGCCGGACCAGCCTCGAGACGCTGCCTTGGAAAAGGTACCGTGGCGGCGCCGGACCGAGTATCTGGACATTTGATTTCAAAACCCACAAGTCCGAGCTGGTCGTCGATGACGCCTCGATCAATCATCATCCCCTCTGGATCGGGGATGCCATCTATTTCGTCAGCGACCGGGGCGAAGCCAAGGAGCAGAATCTGTGGGCTTACGATTGCCGAAGCCGAGCCGTCCGGCAGCTGACCTTTTATAAGGACTGGGGCGTCAAATGGCCGAGCCGGGGCGGCGGGAAGATCATCTACGAGAACGAGGGCCGGCTCTGCGTCTATGACGTGAAAACCGGGCGCATCTCCGCTATCCGGATCGAGATCGGGCTTCCCGACGGCTTCCTCACACCGACGGTTAAGAACGTCCAGGACAAGATATCCTCCGTCGCCCTGTCGCCCGACGGGAAGAAGGTGATTGTGGGCGCCAGGGGCGAGCTGTTCGGCCTGGACCCCGAAAAGAAGATCACCCGCAACCTGACCGAAACGCCCGGCGTCAACGAGCGAGCCGCGGTCTGGAGTCCGGACGGCCGATCCTACGCCTACATCTCGGATCGCTCCGGCGAGGAACAAATCTATGTTCAATCGGAGGAAGGCGGTGGGCCGCCGGTCCAGGTCAGCCGCTGCGAGCCGTCGAAGCTGGGCGGGCTCAATTGGTCGCCCAACGGCAATAAAATCGGATATTCCGACAAACGGGCCGCCTTCTATGTCATCGACCTGGAGACTCGGGAAACCCGGAAGATATTTTTTAACGAGTATTTCGCCAGTGAGCGGTACGTGGCGGCGGCCTGGTCTCCCGACAGCCGGTGGCTGGCCTACGAGGTCGGCAATCCCAACTGGTGCAGCTCCATCTTTCTATATTCCTTCGATGCCGACCGGGCCTTTCGGGTGACCGACGAATCGTCGAGCGCCTATAACCCCCGCTTCGATCCGGACGGAAGATACCTCTTCTGGATCGCGGACTGCGCCGTCGAGGTAGCGGATTCCTACGGCGATGAAGACCATCATATGCTCAACCCCTCCAAGATCGTCGTCGCCACGCTGCAAAGAGACCGGCTCTCCCCGTTCTCTCCCGGCGGGGGAGGCGTCCCCGGCCCGGGGAGCCCGGCCGCCTTTCCGATCCGGATCGACGTCGACGGCTTGGGGCAAAGGATCACGACTCTGCCCGTCGCCAATTCGAATTATCGGGATCTGACGGCCCGCTCGGGGCGGTTGATCTACCGCTCCGAACCGGACGGCGGCGAGCCGGCCGTCAAGATCTTCGACCTGGCTGGGCCAAAGGAATCGACTCTGTTGAACGCGGGCTATGCCGTCTATCCGGCCGCCCGCGCGGACAAGCTCCTCTATTCCGGCTCCGGCCGGGTCGGCCTGCTCGACATCCGGGCGGATCAAAAAGCCGGCGACGGGCTTATCGATCTGAGCGGCCTGCGCATGACGGTCGATTATCGGCAGGAGTGGCGGCAGATGTTCACCGACGCCTGGCGCATCCAGCGGGATTTCTTTTTCGACGAGAAATTGCGCGGCGTCGATTGGGAGGCGATGAAAAGGAAATATGAAGTTTTCCTGCCGGATGTGGCTTCGCGCCGGGATCTCAACTCCCTGATCGAGGACATGTTTGCGGAGCTGGGCCAAAGCCACGTGGAAATCAATGGCGGTGAAGGGCCGAGCCTGCCCGTCCACAAAAACGGCTTGCTCGGGATCGATCTCGAATTCGATCGAGCGCACCGGCTTTATAGGATCACCAGGATCTATCGCGGGCGGAACTGGGACGCGGATAGGGTCAGCCCCTTGACGCTGCCCGGCCTGAATATCAAGAGCGGCGACTATCTCTTGGCGATCGACGGGACTCCTTTGGAGGAGCGGGTGAATCCCGATTCCCTGTTGGTGGACAAGGCCGGCGAAAACACGGTCCTGACGATACACGATAAGCCCGTCTGGGCGGGGGCCCGAACGATGACGGTTAAACCCGCGTCTTATTCGGCCCGCCAAGGCGATCTGCTGCGATACAACGATTGGGTTTTGAGCAATATGGACGCGGTGAACCGGGCGAGCGGCGGCAAGATCGGCTATCTGCACATTCCCGACACCTACTATCCGGGGATAGAGGCCTTTTTCCGCTACTTCTATGCCCAGATTCATAAAGAGGGACTTATCGTGGACATCCGCTTCAACAGCGGCGGCTATTCCCCCTATTGGATGATCGAGCGCTTGAACCGTTCGATGATTTACTATTCCCGCATGCCCTATGGCAAAGCCCCCATCAAGGAGCCGGGGCCGGGCTTTTTCGGCTTGAAGGTCTGCTTGATCAACGAATGGGCCGAGTCGGGGGGGGAGAATTTCGCCTCGATCTTCCGCCTTTTGAAGAGCGGCCCGCTCGTCGGCCGCCGGACGGCCGGCAACCTGGCCTCGGCGAGGGACTATGCCCTGATGGACCGGGGGGTGGTCACATATCCCGCGGAGGGCAAGAAGACCGTCCGCGGCGAGGATTTCGTCGAGAACGCCGGAGTTTCTCCGGATATCAAGGTGGCGAACCGGCCGGAGGATTTCGTCCGGGGCATAGACAGGCAGCTGGAGCGGGGCGTCCAGGAGCTCCTGAAGCAACTGGCCAAAACGGGAAAGGATCATTGACGGCATCGGCTCGCGGGCCGCTTGCGCGCCGTTGGCGACGGTCTTTTTATTGACCTCCCGGCCTCGCGGGGTTATAATGAGATGAGGCCATGAACGTATGTCGTCTCTTCAGATCGCCGAACCGGTTGTATCCGTCCCCGTCCGGGCCTCGGTCCGCCCGACCCTGATTTTCGATTTCGACGGCACCCTGGCCGACACCCTCTCCGCCATCGTCGGGATGGTCAACGAGCACGCCGACGAGTTCCACTTCAAGCCGCTTGACGAGAACGACGTGGAGGAGATGCGCGGCCAATCCAACATGGAGATCATCCGCCGGTTCGGCATTCCGCTGATCAAGGTCCCCGGTCTGCTCCTGCGCTCGCAGAAGGAGCTCCACCGCCGGATGAACGAAATCGATCTCTTTCCCGGCATCCGCGAGCTCATCCTCTGCCTTAAGGCCGAAGGTTTCGGGCTGGGGATTCTGACCTCGAACTCGAAGGAAAACGTCCAGAAGCTCCTCCGCGAGCGCGACTTGGACGTTTTCGACTTCATCCATTCCGAATCCAACCTCTTCGGCAAGAATCGGGCCCTTCACCATCTGATGAAGCTCCATAGCCTGAAACGAGAAGAAGTGGTCTATGTGGGCGATGAGGCGCGGGACATCGAAGCCTGCCGCCGCATCCCGGTTGCCGTCATCGCGGTGAGCTGGGGCTTCCACCGCCGCGATCTGCTCCTGGGCCGCGATCCCGATTACCTGGTCGACACGCCGGACGAGATCCGATCCATCGTCTTGGGCTGAAGCCCCGCTCGTCGGGGGATGATCCGAAGCCGATACGGCGCCTCGAGCATGGATTCCTTTGAAATCTGCTCGAGCGAGATGTTCAGCAGGTATAAACTCAGGCCTCGCGTCTGGTAGACGGCCGCCGGCCGGAACACCAGTGTTTTCGTCTCCCCGTCGGTTCGATCCGCGAGGAGCGGCACGTCGAAGAGGGACATCGAGGCCCGGTGCGACCCCTTGAGGGATCCGTAGTTGAGCTCGATCGTAGTCAAAGGCTCGCGAGAGGCGAAATAGATCGTATACGACTTTGGGAAATGGAGATACAGCGAGCCGTCGGGTCCGGGAATAACACCCGAACCCGCTTGCTCCAGATAAAACCCCAGCCGCCCGCCGCTCGGGAAATCAACCTTATGCGCGGCCGATAAGGCCGGCCGGGGAAAGGCCGTCCACATGGCGAGGGCGCCCGTCAGCAGGAGGGCGGCAGTACCGGTATGGAATCCCGGCGACAACGGCTTTGTCGCCTTACGCCCGAAGACTAGGTAGGCAGCGACGAACAGGACTAGGATCCCCACCCAGACGAGATTCGGAAGATAGCCGCGGTTTTCAACTTTAATGAACGACGGAAGGAGCGGCGGCAGGTAGAAACGCATATTGCTCAAGTGGATGAATAAATCGCCGGCCCGCCGCGTGTAGTCGTGGGTCGTCGGCTGGTAGAGAAACTGGGGATGGGTCAGGAGAATTCCCGAGATCGCCGCCCCCGCGGCCGCGGCCAGTCCGAACAGCCAGCGGAAGACGCGGTTTCCGGTATAGGCTAGGAAATAGCCGACCGCGACGGCGCCGATCCAGGAGATGGGCGTCAGGACGCGGCCCTGCGGGCAGAAACCCTGGCGATGGGTGAAAAAGGCGTAGTTGAGGACGAAGGGGGAGGCGATGAGAAGCAGGCGGATCAGCTCGCCGCGCGCTTTCCGACCCATCTCCACGAATCCCAGCAGGGCGAACAGCCAGAACGGGGCGTAGAGGAACAGCCCATCCCGTTGGTCCAGGAAATAATCCAGGAACGTGTCGACGCGGGCCGAGTGGGGCAGGTCCATGAACGACTTGGTGATGGCCTGGGCTTGCTGGCCCGTGATGGCCCCTTCATAAACCGCGAAAGGCGAGATCGTCCCGTACATCGTCCAGACGCCGAAATAAAACAGCACTAGGCCGAGCAGGGCGGGCCCGACCAGCCACAGGATCTTGGCTCGGGGGCGCTGGGTTTTCCAAAGATCGAACGCCGCGACGGCCAGCAGCGGCCAGAAGATCAGGTTATATTTCAGTCCGAACCAGAAGAACGATCCGAGCAGAAGGCCCAGGAAGGCCAGATGCAGGGATTTCAGGGCCCGGCCGGACCGGACCATTCGGTAAATGTAAATCGAGAAAAGGGCGATCGGGATTTCGGGATACAGATGGACGGCGTAGAAAAGAACGGGCGTGCTGAAGGCATAGACCGCCCAGAGCCCGAGAGCCAAGCCCTCGCGCTTCCAAAGTTCACGGGCCAGGAGATAGAGCTGCAATCCCAGCAGAACGGCCCAGATGATCAGGCTGCCCTTGAGGATCGCGGTCCGGGCGAAGCTGTCGCCGAAGGCTTGGCCGAGCGTGTAGAAAGGAACCATCAGGGCGGAGACGCCCGGCAGGTTGATCGGGTAAACATGGCCCGGCCCCTTTTTGCCTTCCCGGGCGTACATCCCGAGCCGCAGGCGCGGGTCGGCCTTTTGCGAATAGAAGTGGAAATAGTCCCGCTCGGCGTAATTGTTGGCCAGGTTGATGTCGTGGTCGCTGAGCAGGCTGTCGGCGTTGAGGAGATAGTTGGGCTCGTCGCCCGAGAAGGTGACGCCTTCGCGGACGAGGAGGACGGCCGCTCCGGCGTAAAGCAGGAACGCGGCCAGGCCGAGGACGAGCAGGCGGCGCCGGATCGGGAGCGCCAGGAAGCGGCGGCCGATCCCGCGCTTCTTCTTCTTCGCCTTGGGTCCCACGGGCAGGCTCCGGCGCTCGGCCAGGCCGAGGTAGACCGCCGCGGCCAGGGCGAAGGCGAGGCACAACCAGAGGCGGATCCGGAAGTCGTCGCGGCTCAGGAAATCGCGGAGCAGGGCGGGGGCGAAGAGCAGCCCGGCCAACGGCCAGAGGGCCAGGGCGCCGGCCCGGAACCGCTCCTCCTCGGGCCGGCCCGAGGCCAGGCTTTCCGATCGGGCCAGCAATTGGAGGCTCAAGGCCAAGCCGAAGAAGAAGGCCGCCCAGAGCGCCAGCAAGGGAAACCAAAGTCGCCCCTTCACCAGCAGGCCGTGGCCGAGGATGCTGAAGGCGGGCGATTGCCGGAGCAGAGCCAGCCAGAGGGTCAGCCCGCCCGATGCGGCCAACAGGATGCCCACGGCCGCGGTCGAGGAGGGTTTCCGCATGGAACCGTGTATAGACCAGTTGATAGGTCAAGTCAAGGCACGGCCCGGGCGGCGGCGGGTTTGAGGCGGCCGGGAAATATGGTACATTCCCCCCGAGGAAAACGCCCATGCCGAGCAAGCGCGACCGCAAAGTGATCGTCATCATGCCGGCCTACAACGCCGAAAAAACCCTGCCGCGTACGCTTAACGATATCCCCATGGACTGGGTGGACGAGATCATCCTGGTCGACGACCATAGCCGCGACGGAACCGTCGCTCTGGCCCGGGATCTGGGGCTCGAGGTCTTCGTCCATCCGGCGAACCGGGGCTACGGCGGAAACCAGAAGACCTGCTACACCGAGGCCCTCAATCGGGGCGGCGAGATCATGGTCATGATCCACCCCGACCACCAGTACGACCCGACCGTCATTCCGCAGATGATCCAGCCGATCCTGGAGGGCCGCTGCGATGCGGTCTTCGGGTCGCGCATGCTGGGCGGCCGACCCCTGGAAGGCGGGATGCCCAAGTGGAAGTACTTGGCCAATATCTTCCTGACGGCGGTCGAGAACGCCACCTTCTACATGTACCTCACGGAGTACCATTCGGGGTTGCGGGCCTACTCGCGCCGCTACCTGGAAACCGTCAAATTCATGGCCAACTCGGACGACTTCGTCTTCGACTCCGAGATCATCGCCCAGGGCGTCCTGCACGGGATGCGGATCCGCGAGATTCCCATCGAGACCCGCTATTTTGAGGAAGCCTCGCAGATCGGGATGGGGCGGTCGATCGTCTACGGCCTGTCGATCCTCAAGACCCTGCTCAAGTTCAAGCTGCACAAGAAGGGGATTCTGAAGTTCGCGATATTCAATTAACAGGATGGCTCTCTTCCATTCTGTTTGGCCTGCATCTTGGTATCCGGCCCGGCGGCGCGGGTTTTTCGCGCCTTCCTCGCGCTACTCTTCTCGGCGCCTGCGGAACTCCGCATACCAGTCCTTACTGGCTTACATGACTTCCCACTCTGTCTCGTTTTCGTTCGATCATCGCGTGCTCAAACATCCCGCGGCGCCCGTTGGGTACCCTCGAAGAGGTGCGCAGGAAGTCTAAACCCGCGCGGTTTCGCCGTTGGCCGGATACCAAGCCGCCTGACCATCCCAAACAGAATGGAAAAGAGCCGAACGATTAAATCGGGCTGAGCGCGAACTGGTAGGGGAAATCGATCGTCTTGGCCCCGGACAGATTTTTGATCCCGATCGAGACGCGGTAGACGTATTCGCCGCCGCGGCGGTAGGCTGGGGGCGCTTCGAAAACCCGCATATCCAGCGCGTGTTTGGTGATGTACGTCTCGGCTTTGTCGTCCCAGAACCCCAGCCGCAGCTCGTAGTCGCCCTGGCCCGACCCAAAGTCGATGCGCAGCTTGTCCAGACGGGTCGGCGAAGCGAAATAGAAATCGTAGTCCCGCCCGTCCTCGAGCAGGGAGAATCGAGCCGGCTGATGCATATGGGCGACGCGGGAGAGGTTGTAAAAGGTCCAGGTCGGCCCGCCGGGGAGAGCAGCCGGCGCGGGAGCGAAGAGGACCAGCCGCGGCACGGCCGTAAACCAGACGAAGAAGAGGGCTAGGACGATCGCCGTGATGCCGAGGTGGCCGGCGAAGGGCAACCGCTTTGCTTTTTTGCGGGCCAACAGGAACACGGCGATGAACGCGGCCGTGATCGCGGGCCAGACGAAGTTCGGCGTCCAATGCCAGTCCTCGACCTTGAGGAACGAAGGCAGAATCTTGGGCAGGGAGAGATGGAGATTGCTCAGGATGTAGAAAAGATCGCCTCCCCGATCCGTGGCGCCTTGAGTCGTCTCCTGATAGAGCGCCAGGGGATTTTGGAGGAGAAGCCAGGTGATGAGCAGGCTTAGTCCTGCGGCGGCGTTGAAGAGCCCCGCGAAGATACGCTTGCGCTCGGAAGCCAGATAGGCCCCCAGAAAAAGAATCGGCGCCCAGATCGCGGCGACTAGGGTCCGGGCTTGCGGGGCATACCCCGTGCGCTGGGTCAGGAAGGCCGAAACCAGCGCGTAGGGTGCGGCGATGGCCAGGATGAGCCAAGCCTGCTTGGATTTCTTCCGGGCCATCTTGAAGAAGCCCAGGAAGGCGAAGAAATAGACCGGGGCGTAGAGCAGAAGCCCATCGCGCTGATCGAAGAAATAGCCGGCCAGCGTTTCCAGCCGATAGCGGAACGGGATCCCGGACCAGAGCATCTTGAGGAAGCCCAGCGTCTGCCTGCCGTCCATCGGTCCCTGCCACGAGACCGAAGTCGGATTGAGCGAACCGTAGAGCTTGTAGGAGAACCAGAGGTAGAGAGCCGCCAGCACGGCCGGAATGACGAGAAACGCGGCCCAGTCGCGAAGCGGCGTCTTGCGGCGAACGAGCGTCCAAACGCAATAGAGGAAGAGCGGTATCAGGATGAAGATGTACTTGAGGGCGTGGAACCAGACGAAGGCCGGCAGGAGGAATCCACACAGCAGAAGCTTCGCGGTCGTCAGGCGCTCCGAGAAGCGGAAGAGCCGGAAGACTGTGATCGAGAACAAAGCCACCACGATTTCCGGATAGACATGGAGCGAGAAGAAAAAGACCGGGGTCGTGAAGGAGGCCAGTGCCCACAGCCCGAGGGCGAGCCTCTCCCGCCCCCATTCCCGCCGGGCGTAGAGGTAGATCTGCAGGCCGAACAGCCCGCCCAGGAGGGTCATGGCGAATCGGAGCAGGAGGACGAGAGCGCTTTCGCTCAGTCCGCGCCCGAGGGCATAGAAGGGCAGCAGATAGAACGAGACGCCGGGCGAATGGAAGGAGTATTGGCCGCCGGGTTTTCTTCCGGCCAGGGCGTGCGGCCGGATGACGACGTTGTCCGGCGTGAATTCGTGATAGTCGGCCTCGGCGTAATTATTGGCCAGGTCGAGATCGCCGTCCCGGAGCAGGCTGACCGTGTTGATGATGTAATGCGGTTCGTCTCCGGAAAAGGTGATGCCCTTGGAGGACAAAATGACGGAAGCGCCGTTGGTAACCAACAGGGCCGTTAGGAACAAAAGCGGCAGCTTGCGTTTGACGTCGAGAGCCAGGAATTTAGCCCAAGCCCCCTGCCACCGCGGCGGGTGATCGGGCGCGACTTCGCGCCAGCGGACGATCTTGAGATAAAGGACGGCCATAAAAACGACCGTGAGCCATAAGCCGAGCCGCGCCGCCAGGTCCTGATGCGTCGTGTAATGCCGCAAGGCCATCGGCGTCAAGGCCAGGAAGAGGAGGGGCGCCCAGGTTCCCACATCGAGATCGATCGCTTGCTTGTAGGGAAAGCCGGTGGCTCGGGCCATGAAATGGGAGGCCAAGGCCCATAGCCCCAGAAGGAAGACGAAAATCACCGCGGCCGAGACGGCCAGAAGCCCGGGGGCGACCTTCAGCGCATGAGCGGAAAACCGGTAGGAGCTTGCGGCCTGCCGGAGCTGCAGAACGCCGGCGACGAGGATGGAAAAAAGAGCGAAGACCGGCAGGCGCAGGGACGAAGGAAGCTTCGACACACCGTTTTTATGAAAACGGTGTAAGCGGCTCATGCGGGGATGATGGATGAGAGTACTCATAAAGTCAAGCCGACGGAAATCGGGTATAATCCGGCCGTGGATGCGCCGCGGACCGTCTTTCTCGAGCTGACCAGCCATTGCAACATGCACTGCGAATTCTGCCCGTCCGACATCCTGCGGCGGGAGAAAGGGACGCTGGCCGCATCCGTCGCGGATCGCTTTCTCGACCAGCTTCACGCTCTCGATATGCGCCCGCCCATCCTGCTCAATGTGCTGGGCGAGCCGCTCCTCAACAAAGCCGTTTTTCCCCTCCTCGACCGGCTGGAGCGGGACGGCCATCTCGTCACGCTCATCACCAACATGACCCTCCTGACCGATCCGCAGGTTCGGCGCGAGCTTCTGCGCCACTCCAACCTGACCCTGGCCTTGAGCCTTCAGACCGCGACTTCCGAAGCCTATCGGATGCGGGGCTACCCGCGGATGCCGTTCGATGAGTTCTTCGGGCTCGTCTTCGAGGTCATCGAGGACAAGTTCCGGCTGGCCAGCGGCACCCGGCTGGAGATCCACATCGCATCGAGCTATGTCGTGGCCCATGACCCGACCATCCAAAGCGATATTCCCCTGCGGCTCTGGCCCAATTTCGCCGACGAGAAGGCCGAGCGCCGCTGGATTCGGAAGACCCTGCGGCGGCTTGAAGCCTTCGGCCGGCGGATGAGGCGGACTTACCCGGAGGCTTATGCCGGCGAGAAGTCCCGGATCGAATCCCTCTACAAGGACCAGATTGGGACGAAGATCGCCGTCTCGCGAAAGGCCCTGCCCGCGGATTTTCACCGCCTGAAAGACGAGGTCTTCTGGGGCTATATGGTCATGCCCCATACGCTCCTTGTCTTCAAGTCGTTCGAGCTGTGGACCCGCGACGAGGCTTTCCTGCGGCGGGCGCTCCCCCCAGGCACGGTTTTCTATGTCGAGGAGAATCCCGGACCCTGGGCCTGCCCGATGACGGAAAGCTTCGGGCTGCTGGCCGACGGGACCTATGTCCTCTGCTGCCTCGACTACGAAGGCGAGATGCATCTGGGCGGCATCGCCTCCACACCCATCGCGGACTTCCTGGGTGGAGAGAGGCGGGCGGCGCTGCGGGCCGACGCCATGATCGAGCCGGTCTGCCGCCGCTGCAAAGGCAACCTCTTCGTCTTCGATGCCGCGCCGCTCCTCGGGACCGAGCAGAAGGTGGATAAGCTCGGCCGAGGCTGGTGGCCGCATGAGTCTGCCTTGCATGGCCGGGGAGGGAGCTGGACCAAGGGCGAGGCGTGGGCCTACGCGTTGGCCCGAATTCCGGCCAAAGCGCTTCGTCTCCGCTTTCTGTCGACCTTCCCCGATGACACGGCCTTCAAGCTGGAGATCCGGACTTACGATGAGCAGGCCATAGCGTTCGGGCTCGGTCCCGTTTTCGAATTCCGGGGCCGGAAAGGGTTGGCCGTCGAGTTCCGGGCCGCGTTCGACTTTCAGCCGGGACGGCTCTACCGGATCGATCTTCTTTCGCCCACTTTCGCCCCCGGCGTCGGCGATCCCCGCCGCCTCGGGCTGGCTGTTTACGAAATCAGCCTCCTGGCTTGATTTAAACCCGAGGCCGGCGTTTTTCGTATGAATCCATGCCCTTAGGGAGGCGTGCGCGTTCTTCGGCCGCCCCCGGACCCAGGAGGAAGACCATGATCCGGAAAACGACAATCGCGGCCGTGCTGGCCGTCCTGATTTTCGCCTCGACCGCCGCCTCCCAAGAGCGGCCGGCCATGAACCTGACCCTTGAGGAGGCCATCGCCAAGGCCCTGAAGAACAACCTCAACGTGGCCGTGGAGATGTTCACCCCCGAGCTGGCCGGGCATTCCCTCGACCGAGCCCGGGAGGCCTTTCTTCCCAGCCTCAAGATGACTTACGGCAACAACCGAAACGAAAACCCCTCCTACTGGTGGCTGTCCGGCTCCGGCACGAACATCGACCGCATGGCCAATTACGCCGTTTCGGTCGTCGAAGCCATCCCCACGGGCGGATCCTTTTCCTTGTCCCTGCAAAACTACAGGTCCGAGACCAACCAGGCCTTTCAGCTGATCAACCCCCGCTACGGCAGCACCCTGCAGATGGACTTCACCCAGCCTCTGCTCAAGAACTTCGGCCCCAAGGTGGCCCGCCGCCAGATCACCCAGGCCCAGGCCGGTGTCGAGATCGCCGACAGCCAGCTCCGCAACACCATGATCGAGACGGTCTACCTGGTCCAGGAAGGGTATTGGAACCTTGTCTTCGCCGTGGAGAGCTTCAAGGTCAAGGAAAAGTCGCTCCAGCTCGGGAAAGACCTGTTGGCCAAGAACCGCAAGGAAGTCGAGTTCGGCCAATTGGCCCCGCTGGAGATCCTCAACGCCGAGGCCGCGGTGGCCCAGCGCGAGGCCGATCTGATCCAGGCCGAATTCCTGATCACCCGTAGCGAAGAGGTTCTCAAGTCCATGCTCAACCTGGCGGTCGAGGGCGGCGGGCAGAAATTCCGGCTCGTCCCGACCGACCGTCCCGCCGCCGCCGCCGAGGCCAAGCCCTCCTTGGACTCGGCCCTGGCCGCGGCTCGGGAAAAGCGGCCCGACCTGGCCATCTTGCGCAAGACGATCGAGACCAAGGAGCTGGCCATGGCCGTGGCCCGCAACCAGATGCTGCCCGGCCTGGACCTGACCCTGTCCTACTGGAGCCCCGGCATCTCGGGCGATCGGCTGCTCTATGACGGCAACGATTTCTTCGGCGGCACGGTCATCGGCAAGGTACCGGGCCAAGCCTCC harbors:
- a CDS encoding TolC family protein is translated as MIRKTTIAAVLAVLIFASTAASQERPAMNLTLEEAIAKALKNNLNVAVEMFTPELAGHSLDRAREAFLPSLKMTYGNNRNENPSYWWLSGSGTNIDRMANYAVSVVEAIPTGGSFSLSLQNYRSETNQAFQLINPRYGSTLQMDFTQPLLKNFGPKVARRQITQAQAGVEIADSQLRNTMIETVYLVQEGYWNLVFAVESFKVKEKSLQLGKDLLAKNRKEVEFGQLAPLEILNAEAAVAQREADLIQAEFLITRSEEVLKSMLNLAVEGGGQKFRLVPTDRPAAAAEAKPSLDSALAAAREKRPDLAILRKTIETKELAMAVARNQMLPGLDLTLSYWSPGISGDRLLYDGNDFFGGTVIGKVPGQASDALRDAFKMLYSNWNVGLTLTVPLSTFMTRAELTYARADLSQSQVRLQASEQQAELEISDAVRSIEANAKRAEAYKLARELAEKSLEAEVKKLAVGLSTNYFVLDYQEKLANAQSLELKSKIDYVLSVERLEKAAGINLEKRSFKIGG